The following are encoded together in the Lactuca sativa cultivar Salinas chromosome 1, Lsat_Salinas_v11, whole genome shotgun sequence genome:
- the LOC111899368 gene encoding 2-alkenal reductase (NADP(+)-dependent) codes for MEEVRNQQVIFKDYVNGFPKESDMPLKTSTTISLKLPQGSNGVLVKNLYLSCDPYMRGRMSKTQGSYFEPFTPGSPITGLGVAKVVDSGHSNFKKGDLVWGGTGWEQYTIITTPQTLFKIQDTDVPLSYYTGILGMPGMTAYYGFYEICAPKKGEYVFVSSASGAVGQLVGQFAKLTGCYVVGTAGTNEKVELLKNKFGYDEAFNYKEEQDLDAALKRYFPEGIDIYFENVGGKMLEAVLLNMRVNGRISACGMISQYNLNQEEGVRNLSSIIMKRLHIKGFIVSDHFNLLPKYMEMVIPLIKERKICYIEDIVEGLESAPAALVGLFSGKNVGKQVVVVARE; via the exons ATGGAAGAAGTGAGAAATCAGCAGGTGATCTTTAAGGATTACGTTAATGGCTTCCCCAAGGAATCAGACATGCCCCTTAAAACTTCCACCACCATCTCCCTCAAGCTCCCACAAGGTTCCAATGGCGTCCTCGTAAAGAATCTTTATCTCTCCTGCGATCCTTACATGCGTGGTCGGATGAGCAAAACTCAAGGCAGTTACTTTGAACCCTTCACTCCTGGTTCG CCAATAACAGGACTAGGAGTGGCTAAAGTTGTAGATTCTGGGCATTCAAACTTCAAGAAAGGTGACCTTGTTTGGGGAGGAACTGGATGGGAACAATACACCATTATCACCACTCCCCAGACCCTTTTCAAGATTCAAGATACAGATGTCCCTCTTTCCTATTATACAGGAATCCTTG GTATGCCTGGTATGACTGCTTATTATGGCTTCTATGAGATTTGTGCTCCGAAGAAAGGAGAGTATGTCTTTGTTTCATCCGCTTCGGGGGCAGTCGGTCAGCTTGTCGGGCAGTTTGCGAAGCTGACCGGATGTTATGTTGTTGGGACTGCTGGAACCAACGAAAAG GTTGAGCTGCTGAAAAATAAATTTGGATATGATGAGGCTTTTAACTACAAGGAAGAGCAAGATCTTGATGCAGCTCTCAAGAG GTACTTTCCGGAAGGAATTGATATATACTTCGAGAATGTTGGTGGGAAAATGTTGGAGGCGGTGCTTTTAAATATGAGAGTAAATGGACGGATTTCGGCTTGTGGAATGATCTCACAGTACAACTTAAATCAAGAGGAGGGTGTGAGGAATTTGTCAAGCATAATAATGAAACGACTTCATATAAAAGGGTTTATTGTAAGTGATCATTTTAATTTGCTTCCAAAGTACATGGAAATGGTTATACCATTGATAAAAGAAAGGAAGATATGTTACATTGAAGATATTGTAGAGGGGCTTGAGAGTGCACCGGCGGCTTTGGTCGGGCTTTTTTCGGGAAAAAATGTTGGCAAGCAAGTCGTGGTTGTGGCTCGGGAATGA